The following DNA comes from Miscanthus floridulus cultivar M001 chromosome 5, ASM1932011v1, whole genome shotgun sequence.
AGCGGCGGCGCGGCCTTGTGAGAGCGAGGACTGCCAACGGTGGTGGCTGCCTGTTAGGGCATCGTTGGGTGTTATAATGTTTAGATGGGCTAGTGGGCTTCCTCTCTTGATGGGCCGAGTGGGCTGTTATGGTACTGCTCTTCCTTTTCTATTAACTCTCACATTTATGCAACTAAATCTCTTGATTTGTAGTTAGTGTGTAAACGCTTAAGCGACGCTTAGAACGCTTAAGCCCGCTGAAGCGCTAAGCGGCGGGTCACCGCTCGCTAAGCGCTTAacgttttttttaactttgtcaGGAAGTCGATGTATTGGAAGAATTTTCATACAGTGTAACTTTGTGATTGTTACTTCTGGTTATAGTTTCGTGTGCTTATTGTTACTTCTCGTAGCTTGATTGCAATTTCAAAGAGATCCCTACTGTATAAACATGTTTCAGTTTTGAGCATAAAAATCTGTTGTTTTGGTCTACGACACACACGATTATAATTGTCCCTTGGTTGAAACTTGTTTTTGTGAACTGAAACCTTGGCATCGTGACTTCTTGAGTATTTCTGTAGACGTAAACCTTGGTACTGAACTTCATGAGTATTGATTGGCTTCAAAATCTTTGGTTACAGTCAGTGCTCAAGGATTCAGATTTTGTCATGTGAGCTATTCTAAATCAGTCTGATGCACTTGTGCACCGAGATTGAGGAGAGAATGGATAGTATGGTTATAAAAGTTAAAACTTAAAAGGGCCTTCCTAGGTTGGTAATCTCACCATGAAGCTCAACTTGGTGAACACATGTGGTCCAATCCAAGCAACCAAATACAATCTTTTGCATGCATCAATGCAGTCCAACCCCTTATGCAACCGACCAATCATAGGCTAACCTAGTCCAAAGAGCCCTGTGCAACACAACCAAACACCACCATAATGCATTCAATTAGCCTGGCTTGGCTTGGCCTGCATTAGCCCTTATGCAGGCTTAGGCTTGTCCAagcaaccaaacagacccttagctACCTCTTTGTTATTCAAGCACAAGTACCATATACAAATTAGTTCTTTCTGCAATTTACAGAAATAAACAAAGCAATGAGgccaaaaaaaaagagagaggaaaGAATGGATTACGTGGTAGAAGACAAACCAAACATAGTACCTGATTATTAACCTGTAAAAATAAGTGAGCTACCAGATTCATGCACCAAACCATTTCACTCTGATCTTGTTATAAGTAGGAAGGGGTAACAGGTGGAGGCGTACTCGACCTCAAACAGAGGCTCTGAGCAACCTGATTAAGTGGAATTGAGTCTATTGCTTTCTTGATTACAATGACTCAGCCGATACTCTATATAGAGGCAGCTCTACTCCCTGTCTTACAACCTGCTACTTCTCCTATCTGAAATGGACTCTGAACTAATTCTGAGAGAAGCTAAACTGACGCTTACAACTAGGCTTTGGCCACTTGTGGACACCGCTCCCTCCTTGGGACGTGCATATGCCTTGCTGATGAAAGCGTCCACATCACCATTCAAATGGGAAGGGTTCATAATTGTGTTTTCACCATCACTTGCTCCCTCAAATTCAACCGTTTTATAGTTTGTGCACCGGCTCAGTGCAGCACTTAAATCTAACCCATTAGTATCAGGTCCTCATTTGTAATAAATTGTCATCTGTGCTGCCCTTGTGTAGGTTACATCCAAGAAGTATACTATAACTGCTGAGAAGGATCATTATAAGTTCAACCGTTTGGAGAATTTTATGGTAATATTAAGTTTGCTTGGGGGAATCTTATCTTCAGTTAGATCTACAGCTCAAATGCCTCGGGTTTCATGTTTTAACTAAATACATTCTTTTCCATTAGATTTTACCAAATTTGGCCAGTATTGATGATATCAGATCAGTTAGATATGATGTATGTGGTATTGTTCGAACAGTTACTCCGAATTCAAAAGCAATGGTACTATCTTAATCCTTCCTTTTGTTTTGTTGAGATCACTTCAAAAACTATCCTTACAATTGTGATGGGATTGGTAGGTTACTTTAACACATGGACCAGAAAATGTAAAGCCACAGCGGAAATTAGTGGGTGAAAATGGACAATTTTGCTTTGAGGTATGTGTTCTCCCCCTTCTTTTTGCCTCCTTGCAAAAAAATATATTATACTATTACCTGGTAATGTGTAAGTCCTTTGAGCGTGGCTAACTTTTCTGTATGAATATATAAGTTATGCATTATGTATTGCAATTTAAACTTGTGTGGTGATCTTAATTTTCAGAGTGGTCCTATCTTCCATGCTATTATGTTTAATTTAACAATAGCAAGGGGTATCTCACACTGACAGGCTGTCAAGACTTGTGTTGATaggaatatatgaatatataaaATTCCAGTTTCAATAATTGTTTATATCCTTGTGAATTATGGTCTTATCTTGGCATGAACCAGTATACGCTGCTAATAGCTTCTATACTGAATCTTGATTTAAGCCTTAGATGGCATTATTACTAATTATGCTTTCTTTGTTGCACTCTGCAGGTTCCTGCTGGTGAATACCAGTTATCTGCATTACCTGTAGATTCCGAACGTTCTTCTAGTCTTATGTTTTCACCAGGATCTATTAGCATCAATGTAAATAGCCCGTTGCTTGATCTGGAATTCTCTCAGGTAGACATGAGCATTACTTTACCCCATGTTTTCCTTAGAAATACTGTGTTAGCTTCCATTCAAGCTTGATAGATGCATTCTAGGTTGAGATAATATCTGAGAGGATTATATCTCTTTGTTGGCAGTCACAAGTCAATGTTCATGGTAAAGTCTCATGCAAAGAGCAATGCAACCAGAACATTCTGGTCTCGCTTGTTAGATTTGCTGGCGGTGTTGAGCAGGAAAAGAAGACAACTACATTGGAGCAAGATAATGTCAGTTTTGTGTTCAAGAAAGTATTTCCTGGAAAATATCGTGTAGAGGTAAGATCTTGTGTGATAGTCACTGTAAAAAAAATTACTCTTTACATGTAGAGTGTCTTTCTAGTCTTTACTATTTTCAATATATTCCTTCTAGGTGAAGAATTCTTTACCTGAGGGCTCAGCTAAGGATGATTGGTGCTGGGACCAAAGTACCTTGAATATAGATGTTGGTACTGATGATGTGAGAGACATTGTGTTTGTACAAAAAGGCTACTGGATTGAGCTAGTTTCAACTCATGATACTAAAGCTTATATTCAGCAGCCAGATTCTTCTAGACTTGATTTGTCGATAAAGGTCCTACCTCACAACTAGAGAAATCTACATTCTTTTTTATCAATGGAACCTTCATTTGACACAATCCTCTTTTCTTCTTGAACAGAAAGGATCTCAAAGGATTTGTGTTGAAACTTCAGGGCAACATGAGATTCATTTAACTAATCCATGTATTTCCTTTGGGAGTTCGTCTGTTTTGTTTGATACAGCTAATTCGGTGGTAAGTTTTTTTTTCCCTACTTTACAAGATATATTCCTGCAAGGTTCTTTTTGGCACCCTAACATTGAAAGTTTatcttttagccgattcatatCAGCGCAAAGAAGTATCTTGTAAAAGGTGAAATCCATGTGGACATGAGCTCCCTTCAGGAAAACATTGATTCCAAGGATATAGTCGTGGATGTCTTGAAGAGTGATGGCAGTTTCATAGAAAAGATATCCACTTCACTTGTTCTTGGAAAGGATAACCAAAATGACTTTACTGCCTTTGAGTACTCTATTTGGGCTGACCTTGGGGAGGACTTCATCTTTGTCCCCCATGATTCTAGGTACTGTTCCATTATCCTTTTTTATTATTGTCCTTAATCAGAATTTGTCTCTAATTTTGTTGGCAACTAAAAAATTGTTCTGCCTTGGACCCTTGTTTTACCTTTATTGCAGACTGCTTTATTTTGTTCTTTTTTGAAGATTGCTTTTCTTTGATCAGCAAATAGTCATGTAAATGAATTTATTATACTGACATGATTTGCATATTTGCAGCACTGGAAGGAACAAGGTCCTATTTTATCCAGCAAGACAGCAGGTGAGTTACAGTCAATAAGTAAACTTCTTTTTATTTGAAACCATTGTTCTAATTATTTTATCATTTAAACTGCAGTATTCAGTGTCTATGAATGGATGCCAAGATACCGTTCCTCTAGTCACTGCAAAAACTGGTCTATACCTTGAAGGATCAGTGTTACCTGCAACTTCTGATGTTGACATCAAGATTCTAGCAGCTGGAAAGAGCAACTACGCCCATCTGAACAAAGGGGATGTAGCAACTGAGACAAAGACAGATTCTGAAGGATCATTTTTTGCAGGTCCTTTGTATGATGACATAGCATATAAAGTTGAAGCTTCAAAGGTTTGTATTACACTTTGAGCATACCTATTTGGAGTAAAAAATATTACTAACATTTATACAAaaagtactaacatttatgaAACTGAATAAGTACCATTGGGTTAAGCacggaatatattttcatagtgtaCCTATTTGGAGTAAAAAATAttgataatattttctataaagttggtaaaaaattgagcaagtttgactcaATCGAAACCCAGAATTGCATCCTTTTTGAGACGGAGGTAGTACAACACAACGGTGTACTGTTCGTGCAAGAGCATCACTGTCTTTACATTCTGTTTTAGATAATGGAAATAAACTTGCGGCCTCTGCTTCATGAACACATGTGGCCTAGTACATAGTAGAAAGTTGCAGCATTAAACTGAAAATTCAACCTTTAACCAGTAATTGCAAAAGTGGTGTTTTGTTGAATATAAGTTGCAGCATTAAACTGAAAATTCAACCTTTAACCAGTAATTGCAAAAGTGGTGTTTTGTTGAATATCCTATCTGATATCATTTTTCACCTTCATGCAGGATGGTTACCATCTCAAGCAAACTGGCCCATACACCTTTTCTTGTCAGAAGCTTGGTCAGATATCAGTGCGGATTTATGGTGAAAATTCAGAGCTTTTACCTTCAGTATTATTATCTTTGAGTGGCGAGGAAGGGTACAGAAATAACTCAATTAGTAGTTCTGGTGGAACTTTCACCTTTGACAACTTGTTTCCTGGAAGTTTCTATCTCCGACCACTTCTAAAGGTGCTTTGTTTTTCTGTGCGCTCTTTCAGTCAATCTTCTTTTTTTATTGATAACACAGTCAATCTTCTTTGTGTTTCTTCTGCTAAATAACACAAAAGGAACTTGCCATAAATGGTTAATTTGGATCTGCAACATTTATCCTATCAGTGGCCATTCCATGTTTATTATATGTAGTTTTATTTATGTGATTTTCTTCTGACTGAAGTTTCCATCAAGTCTCTAAGATATATAATATTTAATGTATGAGTTTTCAAAATTTACAATTTCTTCTAAATATCCCTGATTTGGGTTGAGTTTCAGCTTAGGAGATTCTGTCACCACATAAACTTTTAGTCAGTTCATATTTGGACACAGCTGTAGAAATTCGAAATCAGTGCATCCAAGGATTCAGCATAAAATGTGTATCAAGTCTTTGAAAAGTAACTTAAGTTGTAGAATTATATTCAATTTTCTGGAGAGCTGCTAATGGTTTGATATTTCTGCTGTAGGAATATAAATTCAATCCGTCAGCAGTAGCTATTGATCTTAATTCTGGAGAGTCTAGGGAGGCTGAATTTCGTGCAACTAGAGTGGCTTACAGGTTTGGTTCACTGTCTATTTATTCTCTTATGTCTTGCTTTGAATGCAAAGAAACACAGTAGCAGCTTGCAGAAAGTTCGTGTCCTTAACTCCACAATGAGACATTCTTTAAATTATAATCTCTGTATTTATTACTATATTCCACCATTTATGGATTCATAGGAGGATCAGTTCTAGCTACCCAACAAAGGTTACTACACCCACGTTAGTGTCTGACTGATAATGTTGAATTATGGATACCTTGCTTAACCCATCCTGTTATTTAATAGTTTTGTTGTATGGTTCCCACATCATGTGCACACAAAGCTCTTAGTGGTCAGTTAGGATAAGGTCCATGCTGGTGCTTGAAAACTATTGCTGTGAATATGCATTACTAAGTCTTAATTGTGGTCGCTGGCCAATCTTACGATACTAACTCTGATGATATTTCAATGTAGTGCCATGGGTTCTGTAACACTATTAACTGGCCACCCAAAGGAGGGTGTTTTTGTTGAAGCAAGATCTGAATCCACAGGTTTTTATGAGGAAGCTACCACAGATTCTTTTGGTAGGTTTCGTCTTAGAGGACTTGTGCCTGGATCAACTTACTCTATAAGAGTGGTTGCAAAAGATAATCTTCGGTTTGCAGCAGTTGAGCGTGCTTCACCTGAATATTTGTCTGTTAATGTAAGTCTAACACAAGCATTCATTGCACGTTCTGCTTGCAGCATATCATATTCTCAGTTATGAATGAGGAACTTCTTGTGCTCCTTTTATTGTTTATGCTTAACAGCATTTGCATTTCTAGGTTGGTCGTGAAGACATAACTGGTATTGATTTTGTGGTTTTTGAACGCCCGGAAGTAACAATCTTGAGTGGTCATGTGGAAGGAGATGGCATTGATACATTACAGCCACATCTCTCTGTTGAAATCAGATCAGCAGCAGACCCTTCTAGAGTAGAATCTGTACTTCCTGTTCCTCTTTCGTACTACTTTGAAGTGCGAGATTTGCCCAGGGGCAAGCATCTTGTTCAGCTTCGATCTGGccttccatcacatacacataggTTTGAATCAGAGTTAGTTGAAGTAGATCTGGAAAAGGAACCCCAAATTCATGTTGGCCCCCTCAAATATAAAACTGAAGAGCGTCATCAAAAGCAGGTAACTTATCCACAAAAGTTGCATGAGCATTAGTGTTCTCTTGACATTGTAATTTTGCATTCTCAAACTTGAAGAGATGAAATCAGTAGTTATCCTGAACATGAGGGGTATTAAATATTGATGTCCTCGTTTATACAGCACTGAGATATCTTATGTGCTCTATAATGCAAGAACAGATAATGCTGCAAGCTATCTTTCTCTTTGCATCCTAAATTTACAAATGAGGTAGAAACATATAATATAATTTACCTGAACTCTTGTTTAGTTATGCGGGGATTGGAATTTTGCTGGGGACTGGTGGGGTAAATGGATCAATTCACTACTCATTCCTACTGATTTGGTCTAATGCCTGAACACCCGAATAAAGTGTCAAGTGTACTGGAACGTAAATATGTTAGTGAGTCAAATTTAATTGTATTTTTGTCTGTTTAGGAGATCATATAGTTTTTTTTTGTATGATGAAGGAACTGACCCCAGCACCAGTTTTTCCGCTTGTTGTTGGAGTTTCTGTGGTCGCACTGGTGATCAGTATGCCAAGGTTTGCTGCTATCTTACAGCGAATCTCATGGTGCAACCTTTGGTAACTATGGGTTAGTAACTATTTTCTGTAATGTTTTGATCTGTACAGGTTAAATGACTTGTACCAGAGCGCTGTAGGGATGACTTCTCTGGGTTCGGGGATGGCACCAATCAGAAAGGAGCCACGCAAGAACATAATTAGAAAGAGAGTGTAAACGGCAGATTAGCTTAGCCTTAGGGGTCGAGAAATGAGCACTGACAAATTTGAGCATGTCAAGAGTGGAAATAGCTGCTGGTTTCCCCTCGGGTAATTTTGCCGATGAAAAGGAATCTGACAGTTTTGATACCTATTGAGTTTTGACATTATACTTGCTTCAAGTGTTGACGCCAAAGCTGGGCGTGTAGCTTTTCGATCCAATTGTTGTACGATAGCACTATGTACAGTTATTCAAGCCTTAGATAATGCCGATCATATACTTGTAATCGGGGAAACCACTTTTCTGTTGAGCCTTTTTTACAAGTCATTTGCAATTTCGAGTAAAGTCCACTAGCGGTCTTGACTatgtcatctcggtccctaaactcACAATTTGACCGTTCAGATCTTTAAACTTGTTCATCTGTGTCATCTCGGTTTTTAAACTCACAAATCATTTGCTTAGGTCTTCAAACTTGTTTGACTGTATCATC
Coding sequences within:
- the LOC136449886 gene encoding uncharacterized protein, translated to MDPRRLPILLSLLLAFFSAVAASDEIHGCGGFVEASSGLAKSRKASDSKLDYSDITVELCTVDGLVKESTQCAPNGYYFIPVYDKGSFMVRVKGPKGWSWKPETVPVIVDHNGCNGNEDINFQFTGFMISGKVVGAVGGKSCSKGGGPAGVKVELMTDSDELIASASTSSSGEYSFTNIIPGGYRLRASHPDYEIELRGSPEVDLRFGNVVADDVFFVSGYDIYGTVVAQGNPIVGVHLYLYSIDVTEVPCPQGFSDAPREGALCHAISGADGKFTFRSLPCGSYELLPYYKGENTVFDISPSLLPVSVEHSHLTIPQKFQVTGFSVGGRVIDGYGAGVESANVVVDGQLRAITDSLGYYRLDQVTSKKYTITAEKDHYKFNRLENFMILPNLASIDDIRSVRYDVCGIVRTVTPNSKAMVTLTHGPENVKPQRKLVGENGQFCFEVPAGEYQLSALPVDSERSSSLMFSPGSISINVNSPLLDLEFSQSQVNVHGKVSCKEQCNQNILVSLVRFAGGVEQEKKTTTLEQDNVSFVFKKVFPGKYRVEVKNSLPEGSAKDDWCWDQSTLNIDVGTDDVRDIVFVQKGYWIELVSTHDTKAYIQQPDSSRLDLSIKKGSQRICVETSGQHEIHLTNPCISFGSSSVLFDTANSVPIHISAKKYLVKGEIHVDMSSLQENIDSKDIVVDVLKSDGSFIEKISTSLVLGKDNQNDFTAFEYSIWADLGEDFIFVPHDSSTGRNKVLFYPARQQYSVSMNGCQDTVPLVTAKTGLYLEGSVLPATSDVDIKILAAGKSNYAHLNKGDVATETKTDSEGSFFAGPLYDDIAYKVEASKDGYHLKQTGPYTFSCQKLGQISVRIYGENSELLPSVLLSLSGEEGYRNNSISSSGGTFTFDNLFPGSFYLRPLLKEYKFNPSAVAIDLNSGESREAEFRATRVAYSAMGSVTLLTGHPKEGVFVEARSESTGFYEEATTDSFGRFRLRGLVPGSTYSIRVVAKDNLRFAAVERASPEYLSVNVGREDITGIDFVVFERPEVTILSGHVEGDGIDTLQPHLSVEIRSAADPSRVESVLPVPLSYYFEVRDLPRGKHLVQLRSGLPSHTHRFESELVEVDLEKEPQIHVGPLKYKTEERHQKQELTPAPVFPLVVGVSVVALVISMPRLNDLYQSAVGMTSLGSGMAPIRKEPRKNIIRKRV